tcagcctaacctacctcccagggttgttgtgggggttaaatgaggaggcagagaaccatatatgccactttaagcaccttggagaaaaaggtgagctATACCGGTAAATGATGTGGTTGTCTCCAAAAAATTCCTCAGAGTAGGAGTAGGCCTGCTGAAATCAATAACCACACCTAGcataatttgatttgatttatttccgtgggtctactctgcataggACTGAGCAAGAGGCGATTCATTCATTCTACCAGAATGTCACCAGAATGTCATGCTGTTGTGGTGACCCAACGTCGAGTGTTTCATTGGTGTGTCAACTGGAAACATTGTTCATTGATTTATCCCTATAGAGACATAACATTTAAACAATCTATAGGGTGTAACATATATAGCAACCACACTATGTTGAAGCAAGTAGAATCTGTCACTACCTGGGAGGGTCTTCTTTTCTCGCCGACTTGTAATCATCAACAGGGAGGGGTAACTATCTACAATCAGTTGAggcatcttccatatgacaatGGATTAGGAAACTCAATATGGGTGTGTCTCATCTCCTCCAGGCTATGGAGCCAACAGTATAAAAAGCTCATCCTTTAGGTAATCTATCAGATCAATCCTCTGCTTGTCCCTGTGAGAACTGGTGAGTACTAGAGGCTTTCTAAGGGAGGGCATCGTAGAAGAGCACTCTATGAATCTTAAGGCATGGAGGCATTTTATATGCTTGGAGAGGGACTTCTTGGTTTTGCATCCATGCAtggttaaaaatacaaaaaaaagctgaacattgAGCATGAGGTCTTTGTGATTCCTTTGTTTCTTAGTAAAGTGTTAGTGGAGATGCAGCTAACATGATTGTAAGAGAGTGCTGAGctgaaaaaaatgaaatctgaTTTCCCAGAGGTTTTCTTACAGatattccctccagatgttgcggacCCAGCTCCCATATTCCCTCTCCATTGGCTATGGTGGCTAGGGCTAGTTGGcactggagtccaaaacatctggaaggaaccatCTCTGTGGCTGTGGAATGAGTGGGGCACGTAGGAGTTTGAAAACATAGGCAATTTCAGGGCGCAAGTAGGGGATCAAATGTTCTTCCCCTACGAAGCAGCCTTTCATTGTTTCAGTTTCATTCACAAGCCACTTTAGAGGGTTTTGAGCTATGGTTTCAGAATGAGGTAAGGACAACAAAGTCAAATAATGGACAGTACCATTTCATGGTGCAAGTTGGAGAacgtatttttttctttttttctttttttatataaattttatttaattctttaaaaatattcatacatatatcacatatacacatgaatatatacatatacaaatacGGAGAACGTATTTTTTCAATATTCTCCTAATACGAAGGAGACTAGCACTACAGGGAGAAAGAAGCACTACAAACTTTACCCATGATGCACTAATTGTATCTCCAGCTGGAGTGGTGACTCTATTCTACCATCTCAGTTTTCTACTACAGTATGTGTTTTCTACCAGTTTTCTACCATTTGACTATCTAGTTGtagctggactccagttcctatcCACCCGAGCCGGAATGAGCAATAGTCAAAGATGCTAGGAGTTGtgtttcagcaacagctggaggaaaaCACATTTTCTACTGCTATTCTAGCTCTTGTAATATGGGTGGGGAACAGCTGACTCACAGCCTGGATGCAATCCGTGAAGCCTCCTCATCTGGCCCACAGGACACTGGAATCTGTAAAGGGCTCAATACATTGCTTTAATTCTAGATCCAATCTTGTTGTTTCAGATTACCCTCCAATCCTGCAAAAATGGCCAGTGGTGGAAGATACGACCAGTGCTATGCCCAGTGTCCTGCATCTACAGTGACCATCCAGCCACCACCTTTCGTCCTGAACATCCCAGGACCTGCACTCTACTGCCCAGACCAGCCTCTAGCCATTCAGCAGTACAACCCCTGTGCCCGAGGTGGCTATGCAACTGGTGGCAGTGCCGCTCTGTATGCTAACGACTTCTCCAACTTCTACTCTCGGGCCCTGCCAAGCAGCAACTACAGCTACAGCAGCTATCGGTATTAACACCTTGGGGAGAATGAGAACAAAGCAAGAATATGTTCTAGTGATCCAGAAATGTAATTGTTTACCAATTGGTTGAGCTTCCACAGTCACCTAATATTTGATCCTTATTTGCTGTCTGGGATCTGCCATTTGCTAACAGCCTTTCATTTTGCAAATGTGCCTTTGTAGAATGTGCTCCTTCTTGTCTTTgttcataataaaatattattaatattgcaTGTCAACAACATCTCGGCTCCTTTCGATTCACAGCTAGCAAAACAAACATAGGGATGAGTGCAGGAGCAGGAAAGGCTTTTGTTGCACAAAGACTCTGGTCACAACCTCAGCACACATTGAAAGCATTGCAATATCACTTTAATAGCAATGGCGTCCCAAAAAGAatctgggaactgtggcttgttctGTGTGCTGACCTCTCAGACCTACTACACTAGTGACCAAAATTGTGGAAAACATTTGGagaaagtgtatttccgaggtttgatggctcataacaccactctTTTTTTTAGGAGTAATACCATGAAATTAtcttctaatttcttcataactgtagccttgttcacttaatcCACTTTTACATCACTTTCTGGGTGACCAGTCAACTCTTTGcgccatttctttttaaaaacttttttacaTTTTACAAGCTCACTAAACGAAAGAACAAAAGGACAACACCCATCTTGATAACAATCACATCACACACTGACAAATGTCCTCCTTATttatgttgtaataaataatccttcataaaagttattgcattacattcttcattaaattatctttccattgatacataattttatggtattactaaaaaaaagaaaaagtggttttatgaccagagcacaccaggcactcctgtcttccactgcttcctgcagtttggtcagactcatcttggtagctttgagaacactgtccaaccatctcgtcctttgtcgtccccttctccttgtgccctccatctttcccagcatcagggtcttttccagggtgtcttctcttctcctgaggtgatGCAAGAAGGTCCGAGAGGAACAGATGAAATGACTGAGGTCTAGCAAGAATGGGATGGGATGGAATTAGCTGCTCAGCCCATCCCTAATTAGCTTTCTTACTTCCTGGTGCTTCCTTGCTATAATTGTGAAACCGCTCTGGCATGGAAAGATGTTCTTCTAGGGCAGCCTCTGCCAACGTGGCACTTTCCTTGATGGCTGGagtttgtagttcaaaacatctggagagcaccaggctgcAAAAGAAGCCAAACTTTCTGAGAATCACTGAACATTATGTGCTTTTGTGGATATTTGAAAAACAAGAATTTGGAGGACATACCGTGAGATAATTACAATGATTGGCTATGATCTGGGACATTATGTATACTGGTATAATGGGCCGTATCCAGCTACATtatactcacagtagacccaatgaaattaatggacctaagttgttgttgttgttgtttagtcatttagtcgtgtctgactcttcatgaccccttggaccagagcacaccaggcactcctgtcttccattgcctcccacagtttggtcagactcatattggtagcttcgagaacactgtccaaccatctcgtcctctgttatccctttctccttgtgccctccatttttcccaacatcagggtcttttccagggagtcttctcttctcatgaggtgtccaaagtgttggagcctcagcttcaggatctgtccttccagtgagcactcagggctgatttccttaagaatggagaggtttgatcttctcacagtccatgggactctcaagagtctcctccagcaccataattcaaaaccatcaattcttcggcgatcagccttctttatggtccagctctcacttccatacatcacaactggaaaacatagctttaactatacggacctttgttgacaaggtgatgtctctgctttttaagatgctgtctaggtttgtcattgcttttctcctaagaagcaggcatcttttaattttgtgactgctgtcaccatctgcagtgatcatggaacccaagaaaataaaatttctcactgcctccatttcttccccttttattggccaggaggtgatgggatcagtggccatgatcttaggcttttttgatgttgagcttcagaccatattttgcgctctcctctttcaccttcattgaaaggttctttaattcctcctcactttctgccatcaaggttgtgtcagcagcatatctgaggttgttgatatttcttccagcaatcttaatggacctaagttagtcaaaGCTCTTCCTCTGCGTTCCGATTGTTTATGAACAATGCAATGCAAGATTTAAACATCTAGGATCACGTTTCATTTTCATGAACTACATTATGTTGTGTTATTTATCGCATCTCTATTTCAAGCTAttctccaaggacctcaaagTGGTGTATTTGATTCTACCCCTCCCCATctgatcctcacaacaagccgGTGTGGTAGGTTCGGGTGGCAGGCAGTagctgacccaaggtcacccagtgagcttcatggtcaagtagggatttgaactctggtctttcCCAGGTCCAGGTTTGACACTCTAAATGCTATACTACACCAGCTTGTTTGCTCCCACTATGGAACATTTTAAAGAACCATTAAACATTTTGTGCCGCCtctgcattaaacatttaaaaagaaagtcttCCTATTTCATATCCCCTTCCAAAGATTGTATCCCATTTGCCTGCCCCATATATATGTTCCTGGACAACGTGAATTCTTTTATTTGCAGTTGCTTTCCCAAAAGGCAAGCTTCTCCCCTCAGCCTTTGGGAGGAGTGGCATAACAGAAGCCCAGATTTCTGTAATTCAGCCTTTCGGCCTCTCTCTGGTGATAAAAATCTGCAGCTGTAATGATGTGTGCATAATAATAATGCTCTGGAGACAGGTGAAGGCCTATTTAATACTTATGGAGAAGCAGCTAATTAATTACAGTAATTTGGGGTGTTGTCAATGTGGTAACGTCATGTTGTCAGCTTGTTAGGACATGACCATAGAGAATGTTTGGGGCTAGGTTTTCTGGGAGGGATGTAGATGAGGCAGCAATTTCTCCAGGTAGCATTCTGGGAAttcctttattcctttattttaaatatatctcGATGTCAGCTTTACGGGGCAAAAGTTCTCCCAAGGCAacttacaaaacaaaacctcatgttgagaatgctgcgggttacgtgTTTTTGGGTTGTGCTCCACacagaacctggaagtaccggaacgggttacttccaggtttcggcgctcacgcatgcgcagaagcactaaatcgcactttgagcatgtgcagaagctctGAATCACGACCCGCGCGTGTGCAGATGTGGCGCTGTGTGTTGCAGACACCGCAGGTTGCAAACGCACCTCCCATATGGATTGAGTttgcaacccaagcatccactgtacctATGCAACTCTGAGTGGAATAGGGAGTCTCCCAACCCCTCttagcaccattaacaaactacagctcccagaattctttggaggaaaacatgactgcttaaagtggaatcacactgctttaaatgtaagatgTGGATGTGGCCTAAATCATTGGCGTCCATAAATTTTACAGAGGGTATCCTGAGTAGGACTACCTTTGAATAAAACCCTAAGTCCCAGGCCACCACAttccaataaaacacaataaatccAATTGAGGTGTGTTTGTGGAATAGAAGAATTTAAACCAGGGGCTCCCAACCTTTTTGGTATGGCAACCTCTAGGTCCAAATTTACTTGGTATGTTGACTCATCAATTTATTGCCACGTAAATTTTGAACCTTAGATCTTCTCTGTCACCAACACCCAGAGAGCTGCTCCCAAGTGTTGACATATAAGACTTGAGCTTTTCCAGCATTCAGCAGGAAGTGCTGGCACAGCATTATAGCACGCCAATGATACACAAACCTGTTAGGTGATTTCATCATGACAGCATGATTAAAAGCAGTAACAATTTGGGGTTTACTTATAAAGCCAGTGATCCCTTTGCACAGACTAGTGGATCGCAACCCTCAGGTTGGGAGACACTGATTTAAAGCCAGCAGCAATTGAGATAATTAAatcattcaattaaaaaaatcagaccAGCATCTCAACTAAGAGCAGGGCAGAGTGAAAGGGTGCTCAAGGCTAATTTTAAAGCTAGAATGGATAAAGTGAAATATGGCTGTCGGATTCCAATCTGAGCTATTAGGAGAGGTTAATAGCTCAAAATTGGAAGACCATCCAAAgcacaatggcaagaaaagttgacgaactatgcagagttagcaaagttaacagacaaactgcgtgaaaaggacaatagtgactttgaaaaagaatgggaaccctttacaatatatttgcagaaatgaCAGAAAGAAATGGTGTTGCTGGGAGGattcaaataaacatttacaattttatttacaacataataTTGTATATGAACAGCAGAATGTGTCATctgatgtaataaaccagaaatggtagttgagggaagtcaacggggggggggggattggaaaatgtatgtttagCAATGATATTGGATACttgttttgagaaaagaaaattaataaaaatatatgttctcagacctatctggagatgccagggactgaacccaagaccttctgcatccCATTCCACAGATGTGGGGCTTGATTCTGGGAGCCTGGAGCAATGAAAGTCAGTAGGATCACAGTCCACATAATGCATTGCATTGTATCCAAAATACGTCCTTCTCAGAGCAGAAATAAATGGGTATACCTAAATtaggcctattaatttcaatatgGCTACTTCAGTTGGGTTGGACAAACCTGTCAAGTTTAcattctcccagtttctcatttttccctaTCTGCAATTCATTTCTCCATATTTCCCCAGATATTTGCAATGTTCACAACTAAACGAAAATTTCTCATGAAAGTTCATCGGCATTTTAGTGCAGATAAGTGCAGGTTCCTCCTAAAAGACACATCTTTTGTATGCAGTTGTGATACCGCTTTAAAGAGTCGTTGCTCCCCCCAAATAATCTGGAGGAaagaagtttgttaagggttctgagtcTGGTTAGGAGACTGAGTGGTgtagtggtagtctcgtaatctggtgaaccgggttcgcatctccgctcctccacatgcagctgctgggtgaccttgggctagtcacacttctttgaagtctctcagccccactcatctcacagagtgtttgttgtgggggaggaagggaaaggagaatgttagccgctttgagactccttaaaggtaaaggtaaagggacccctgaccattaggtccagttgtgtccgactctggggttgcggcgctcatttcgcattactggctgagggagccggcgtacagcttccaggtcatgtggccagcatgactaagccgcttctggcgaactagagcagcacacagaaatgccatttaccttcccgctggagcggtacctatttatcttgcactttgacttgcactttgacatgctttcgaactgctaggttggcaggagctgggaccgaacaacgggagctcacccccttgcagggattcaaaccggcaaccttctgatcggcaagccctaggctctgtggtttaacccacagctccacagCTCCACCCGGgtctccttagggtagtgaaaaagcaggatatcaaatccaaactcttcttgttcttcttcctaacacagctgcaatttccagagagGTTTAACAACCAACCCTTCTTCCCAGTCAACTcttagaattgtagctctgtgaagagaaTATGGAAATAGGTAACAGGTAAGGCACATGGGACAAATACAATGAGGCAGACAGGCACGGGGAAAACACTTCAGGAAGGAAGCCTCAGCAAAAACCACCCTCATAATGACTTGTTGGTATTTCTCATCCAGCTGAAGCTGTTTTTGCTGTGACTGGGTGGGAAGTCTCCAATGGAAATTACCTTAACAGAAGTCAAGCCAAAACTTGACAGCAATTATGGATGACTGACTTTGGCATCCCCCACTTGCAGCGGAACAGATTAAAAGAATTACATTCCACAGTGAGCGATTGCAAGTCATGCTTGAGACCTGTTTTGAAATGCGCCTTCTGATCACAGTAGCGTATTTGTCGAAAGCCCGTTGGAGAATGTATGGGGAGTGCCAAGTCAGATTTATATGGGATATCATGAAAAGTTTTCAATACTGTTTAAAATAAAgttgtgtaaaaataaataaatcaggaaatgTATTGGGGGAGGgagtcctactcagagttgttgttgttgtttagtcttctTAATcgctttcaaatcagaaccagtgaaggcggcgAAGGtactgtgtgagtgcctggaggtggttggaggatggatggcggctaacagattgaggttgaatcctgacaagacagaagtactgtttttgagggACAGGAAGCGGGTAGATGtgagggactccctggtcctgaatggggtaactgtgcccctgaaggactagttgtgcagcttgggagtcattttggactcacagctgtccatggaggtgcaggtcagatGTCTACCAGCTCCCTCTGGtactcaggctgagaccctacctgcccgcggactgtcttgcccgtaggtctttcaagaccggtgttatgtggtctcggcagccactcccagtcactcacacaggaccttcaccgccttcactggttctgatgtGAAAGAGAGGTAGacctgggtatcatctgcatactgatgaacacccagcccaaaccccctgatgatctctcccagcggcttcatatagatattaaaaagcattattACCATAATGATAATTATACaatttatacctcacacatcttactgggttgtcacAGGCACTCTCatcagcttccagcatatataaaaacataataaaacattaaacattaaaaaaaacttttctatacAGGATTTACTTCAGATGGAAGAGAAATCAATAAAAGTTAGCTAGGGGGGGATTCTATTTGTGAATCATTTCAAATTAAATAccccaaacaaacacacacacacacacacacacacacacacctatttttcTGTTGAGTGACAAGGGGTTCATAGCTACCCTGAAATCCAAATTGGATGCTCTTCAGTaatgctttaataaataaatccctcACTCATTCATTTATCCCTTTTCATCAGATGTAGGATGACTTTGAAAATGGAGGCTGTATGATGTTCCTGTGGTTATGATTGAGTAGGCATTGTCCAAAGTTCCAGCCAGCCCTGCCCTTTTACAAGCTCCTCCATTCCATCCCCCTAAGGACACATCCCAGTTTTTCATTCCCGCACCCCAACAGACTGTTCTCTGTCTGCAGCGCATGCTAAACTAACACTGGGTTGTTTTGAGGTTcatgcattttgctttccccacctAAATTTGTTTTCTGTTCCGGGAATCTTCCATTTATTTCTGCATACCTAATAAAAGCCCTCTCTTGGCGTGGGTGGTATGGATTTGACTTGGTGAATGAATTTACTGTTTGAATACCAGTCCTGGACCACGACACACGGGCTCATGCATTGATAACCCCGagtctcataagaacataagaagaatcatagaatcatagagttggaagagaccccaagggccatccagtccaaccccctgccaagcaggaaacaccatcaaagcattactgacagatggctgtcaagcctccgcttaaagacctccaaagaaggagactccaccacactccttggcagcaaattccactgccgaacagctcttactgtcaggaagttcttcctaatgtttaggtggaatcttctttcttgtagtttgaatccattgctccgtgtccgcttctctggagcagcagaaaacaacctttcgc
This is a stretch of genomic DNA from Lacerta agilis isolate rLacAgi1 chromosome 17, rLacAgi1.pri, whole genome shotgun sequence. It encodes these proteins:
- the LOC117039239 gene encoding beta-keratin-related protein-like; the encoded protein is MASGGRYDQCYAQCPASTVTIQPPPFVLNIPGPALYCPDQPLAIQQYNPCARGGYATGGSAALYANDFSNFYSRALPSSNYSYSSYRY